From one Pedobacter faecalis genomic stretch:
- a CDS encoding RNA polymerase sigma factor, with protein sequence MERGQLRITEQELIAAIKCQDKVVFEQLYKLYYQRLFALAFRYVGHMQTAEEIVHDVFINVWNKAEQLNIQYTMKGYLFRSVVNSALNVIKKDKLTVQKHEAYLSAQPAELVSSPEGGDEDDLMLLRLEEGLKLLPEKCRQVMYLSRFGKLKQQEIADQMDISIKTVKNHLTYGFKLLRQHMENNKEGIMMLLMLFIHKTL encoded by the coding sequence ATGGAACGCGGGCAGCTGAGAATAACTGAACAGGAACTGATAGCGGCTATTAAGTGCCAAGACAAGGTGGTCTTTGAGCAGCTGTACAAATTGTATTATCAGCGCTTGTTTGCGCTGGCTTTCCGGTATGTTGGCCATATGCAGACTGCCGAGGAGATTGTGCACGATGTATTTATCAATGTTTGGAATAAGGCGGAACAATTAAACATACAGTATACGATGAAAGGATACCTTTTCAGGTCGGTAGTGAATTCGGCGCTTAACGTGATCAAGAAGGATAAGTTGACTGTACAGAAGCATGAGGCTTACCTATCTGCACAGCCTGCGGAACTGGTTAGTTCGCCTGAGGGGGGTGATGAAGACGATTTGATGCTGCTTAGATTGGAGGAAGGTTTAAAACTGCTTCCGGAAAAATGCCGGCAGGTCATGTATCTGAGCCGGTTTGGAAAACTTAAACAGCAGGAGATCGCTGATCAGATGGATATTTCGATAAAAACTGTGAAAAATCATCTCACTTATGGGTTTAAGCTGCTGCGTCAGCATATGGAAAACAATAAAGAGGGCATCATGATGTTGTTGATGCTTTTCATACATAAAACGCTCTAA